A section of the Spirosoma pollinicola genome encodes:
- a CDS encoding Glu/Leu/Phe/Val family dehydrogenase: MGYIEPAPIKDKENPLESMMSRFDAAAKLVGISDEMYDILKVPARQVIVGLPVTMDNGSIKVFEGYRVIHSNILGPAKGGIRLDPGVHLDEVRALAAWMTWKCAVVDIPYGGAKGGIACNPREMSAGEIERLIRQYTVAMLDVIGPDRDIPAPDMGTGPREMAWIVDEYSKAKGMTVNNVVTGKPLVLGGSLGRTEATGRGVTVAALAAMDKLRMNPYRTTAAVQGFGNVGSFAAELLHERGVTVVAVSDISGGYYNSNGIDITAAVSYRNNNKGTLEGFTGAEKISNEELLSLAVDVLVPAAKEDVITEDNANSIQAKMIVEGANGPTSASADEIINSKGILVVPDILANAGGVTVSYFEWVQNRIGYKWTLDRVNRRADRVMKDAFDRVFETSQRYQVPLRLAAYIVAIDKVASTYKYRGGY, encoded by the coding sequence ATGGGATATATTGAACCAGCTCCAATAAAAGACAAAGAGAATCCGCTTGAATCAATGATGTCACGTTTCGATGCCGCTGCTAAATTGGTTGGCATTTCAGATGAAATGTATGACATACTCAAGGTGCCGGCCCGCCAGGTTATTGTTGGGTTACCGGTTACAATGGACAATGGGTCTATTAAGGTTTTTGAAGGGTATCGTGTTATTCACTCCAATATTCTGGGACCGGCCAAAGGAGGCATCCGGCTCGATCCGGGCGTACACCTCGACGAAGTGCGGGCGTTAGCGGCCTGGATGACCTGGAAATGCGCCGTTGTCGATATTCCGTATGGTGGCGCCAAAGGTGGAATTGCCTGTAACCCCCGTGAGATGTCGGCGGGCGAAATTGAGCGATTGATTCGCCAGTATACAGTGGCCATGCTCGACGTAATCGGGCCCGACCGCGATATTCCAGCGCCTGATATGGGCACCGGTCCACGTGAAATGGCCTGGATCGTGGACGAGTATTCCAAAGCCAAAGGAATGACCGTAAACAATGTAGTAACGGGTAAGCCACTTGTGTTGGGTGGGTCGTTAGGCCGCACCGAAGCAACAGGCCGCGGTGTAACAGTAGCGGCTCTTGCCGCCATGGACAAGCTGCGCATGAACCCATACCGCACAACGGCGGCCGTTCAGGGTTTTGGTAATGTTGGGTCATTTGCTGCCGAATTGCTCCATGAGCGGGGCGTTACCGTTGTGGCGGTCAGCGACATATCGGGCGGCTATTACAACAGCAACGGAATCGATATTACGGCTGCTGTAAGCTACCGAAACAACAATAAAGGAACCCTGGAAGGGTTTACGGGGGCCGAGAAAATTTCAAATGAAGAACTTCTCTCGTTAGCCGTTGATGTACTGGTGCCAGCCGCTAAGGAAGACGTTATTACGGAAGATAATGCCAACTCGATTCAGGCTAAAATGATTGTAGAAGGGGCTAATGGCCCAACCTCAGCCAGCGCCGACGAGATCATTAACAGCAAGGGTATTCTGGTGGTGCCCGATATTCTGGCCAATGCAGGTGGCGTTACGGTCTCGTATTTTGAGTGGGTGCAAAATCGCATCGGCTATAAATGGACACTTGATCGCGTTAACCGCCGAGCCGACCGCGTTATGAAAGATGCTTTCGACCGGGTCTTTGAAACCTCACAACGGTATCAGGTTCCATTGCGCCTGGCAGCCTACATTGTTGCCATTGATAAAGTCGCCAGCACCTATAAATACCGTGGCGGATATTGA
- a CDS encoding phosphatidylserine decarboxylase family protein — MRLHREGYTIMLTTGLVLLALNLLAYYYLFSDNSTAIVLLAIISLVLFLLIVQFFRIPTRLLTTGESQVIAPADGKVVVIEETVEGEYFKDRRRQVSIFMSPLNVHVNRNPVTGVVRYFKYFPGKYLVAWHPKSSTENERTTVVVEIANGTQVLFRQIAGAVARRIIWYVKEGQPVKQGEEFGFIKFGSRVDIFLPLDAEIKVNIGDVTKGGVTVLAELPS; from the coding sequence ATGCGCTTACACCGCGAAGGTTACACAATTATGCTCACGACGGGGCTGGTTTTACTAGCTCTGAATCTGCTCGCATATTATTATTTGTTTTCCGATAATTCAACGGCCATTGTCTTGTTAGCCATAATAAGCCTGGTCCTGTTTTTATTGATCGTACAATTTTTTCGTATACCAACCCGGCTGTTAACAACCGGCGAATCGCAGGTTATTGCGCCAGCCGATGGTAAAGTAGTTGTTATTGAAGAAACCGTTGAAGGTGAGTACTTTAAAGATCGTCGTCGGCAAGTGTCCATCTTTATGTCACCGCTGAACGTACACGTCAACCGGAATCCTGTTACGGGTGTTGTTCGGTATTTCAAGTACTTTCCTGGCAAATATTTAGTTGCCTGGCACCCAAAATCAAGTACAGAAAACGAGCGTACAACGGTTGTTGTTGAGATCGCTAACGGAACACAGGTCCTATTTCGACAGATTGCCGGGGCTGTTGCCCGACGTATTATCTGGTATGTGAAGGAAGGCCAGCCGGTTAAACAGGGCGAAGAGTTTGGCTTTATAAAATTTGGCTCCCGGGTAGATATTTTTCTTCCGCTTGATGCCGAGATTAAAGTCAATATTGGTGATGTGACAAAAGGCGGGGTAACGGTTTTGGCCGAACTGCCGAGTTAA
- a CDS encoding GMC family oxidoreductase, translating to MDFDYIIVGAGSAGCVLANRLSADPTKSVLLLEAGGPDTKMEIHIPAAYTKLHGSAVDWGFWTEPQMALNGRRMYQPRGKTLGGCSSTNAMAYVRGNRLDYDDWAALGNEGWGYKDVLPYFIRSEHNEQYDRLDPVYHGNFGPLNVTYATRFQTPLAGAFVNACTQAGIRLNADYNGAEQEGTGFFQFTIKNGQRHSAATAFLLPALKRPNLKVITQAHTTQILIQNDRARGVDFITGKNQTQRATARKEVILSAGAFQSPQLLMLSGVGPADALRSVGIPVKKELVGVGQNLQDHLFSGVSSLSSQRASSANFHLKPLNQLKGLVQYMISKKGPMTISPLEAVAFLKTEHARTSKDYPDRIDMQLHFAPVHFGADGKADFYDLSTYPVTDGFTILPTLLKPKSRGYIGLRSGNPLDAPIIQPNYLSEESDRQVMISGLRKTIEVMKADAFQSYSSGVNVPSSYGSDDDLWQHLLSILETVYHPVGTCKMGVNSDEWAVVDADLRVQGIEGLRVVDASVMPTIVSGNTNAPVIMIAEKAADLILGK from the coding sequence ATGGATTTCGATTATATAATTGTCGGTGCCGGTTCGGCGGGTTGCGTATTGGCGAATCGTTTATCGGCTGATCCAACAAAATCGGTTTTGTTGCTGGAAGCGGGCGGACCTGATACAAAAATGGAAATCCATATTCCAGCCGCTTATACCAAATTACACGGGTCGGCGGTTGACTGGGGGTTCTGGACAGAACCACAAATGGCGCTCAACGGCCGACGGATGTATCAACCCAGGGGTAAAACGCTTGGGGGCTGTTCGTCGACCAATGCGATGGCTTATGTGCGGGGTAACCGGCTCGACTACGATGACTGGGCAGCTTTGGGTAATGAAGGCTGGGGCTACAAAGATGTGTTGCCTTATTTTATACGCTCTGAGCACAATGAGCAGTACGACCGCCTTGATCCTGTTTATCATGGTAACTTCGGCCCGCTAAATGTTACGTATGCTACCCGCTTTCAGACTCCGCTGGCAGGTGCTTTTGTTAATGCCTGTACTCAGGCGGGAATTCGGCTCAATGCCGATTATAATGGGGCAGAGCAGGAAGGGACAGGATTTTTTCAATTTACCATCAAAAATGGCCAGCGGCACAGTGCGGCAACCGCCTTTTTACTGCCAGCGTTAAAGCGACCTAATCTAAAGGTAATTACACAGGCACATACAACTCAGATTCTGATCCAGAACGACCGGGCCAGAGGTGTCGACTTTATAACTGGCAAGAACCAGACGCAGCGGGCAACGGCTCGAAAAGAAGTTATTTTATCGGCAGGGGCATTTCAGTCGCCACAGTTACTTATGCTGTCGGGTGTTGGCCCGGCTGATGCGCTTCGGTCGGTGGGGATACCGGTGAAAAAAGAGTTGGTGGGCGTGGGTCAAAACTTGCAGGATCATCTGTTTTCGGGCGTTAGCAGCCTCAGTTCGCAACGGGCCAGTTCGGCCAATTTTCATCTCAAGCCGCTGAATCAATTAAAAGGACTGGTGCAATACATGATCAGCAAAAAAGGGCCGATGACCATAAGTCCACTCGAAGCAGTTGCCTTCCTGAAAACGGAACATGCCCGCACCAGCAAGGACTATCCTGATCGTATTGACATGCAGCTTCATTTTGCTCCCGTTCACTTTGGCGCGGATGGAAAGGCCGACTTCTACGATCTGTCGACCTATCCGGTCACGGATGGATTTACCATTCTGCCAACGCTGCTTAAGCCCAAAAGTCGGGGGTATATTGGGCTTCGCTCAGGAAATCCGCTCGATGCGCCTATTATTCAACCCAATTATTTATCGGAAGAAAGTGATCGGCAGGTGATGATCAGTGGCCTGCGGAAAACTATTGAGGTGATGAAAGCCGACGCTTTTCAGTCCTATAGCTCGGGTGTCAATGTGCCCTCCTCGTATGGGTCTGACGATGACCTTTGGCAACACCTTTTGAGCATTCTGGAAACGGTTTACCACCCGGTTGGCACCTGCAAAATGGGGGTGAATTCTGACGAATGGGCTGTCGTTGACGCCGATTTGCGGGTTCAGGGTATCGAGGGATTGCGTGTGGTTGATGCATCTGTGATGCCAACCATTGTTTCGGGCAATACAAATGCGCCAGTGATCATGATTGCCGAGAAAGCCGCCGATTTGATTTTAGGAAAATGA
- a CDS encoding alginate O-acetyltransferase AlgX-related protein, whose translation MNSSRTRLIAVVFALVLFLPALDQLLGLSSRFSSTENRQLTGMPAVNFPHVRSFVKQFDQYYKENFGWRNALFYVYSRWKFNILEQSPLPEKVVVGKNGWLYLGNSYNKVIDQHRGLQPLSVDSARRITNHLLEIQQQLARQGTELYIFIAPDSHTIYPENLPDQLQQSEEPSRLDILKQAVAQTNLHFVDIRDTLRAAKRNHVVYYQTDTHWNEYGTLIGCASLLNYMRHDQPGILPVQLSDYHIERQHGAAGDLIKMLTLQDEHTDPIYYYITPKPSRSGHQTAVIPNEAMGYPSTRFTGPGSGRLFLVGDSFSHGMMHYLPGYFRNSFFMRGSKLDAALVKAERPSVVVIEVVERNIYQLATF comes from the coding sequence ATGAATAGTAGTCGTACCCGCCTAATTGCGGTCGTTTTTGCGCTTGTCTTGTTCTTGCCAGCCCTCGATCAACTCCTGGGGCTGTCATCCCGGTTTAGCAGTACTGAAAATCGACAACTGACGGGTATGCCAGCGGTGAACTTCCCGCATGTCCGCAGTTTCGTCAAACAGTTCGATCAATATTACAAAGAGAACTTTGGTTGGCGAAATGCGCTGTTTTATGTCTATAGCCGCTGGAAATTCAACATACTTGAGCAATCTCCCCTACCCGAAAAAGTGGTAGTTGGCAAAAATGGCTGGCTCTACCTCGGCAATAGCTACAATAAAGTTATCGATCAGCATCGGGGCCTGCAACCACTCTCCGTCGATTCTGCCCGTCGTATTACCAATCACTTACTGGAAATACAACAGCAGCTAGCCCGGCAAGGTACCGAGCTGTATATATTTATTGCACCCGATTCGCACACTATTTACCCCGAGAACCTGCCCGATCAACTACAACAAAGCGAGGAGCCTTCGCGTCTGGATATTCTTAAACAGGCTGTAGCCCAAACTAACCTCCATTTTGTTGATATTCGAGATACGTTACGCGCGGCTAAACGAAACCATGTGGTTTATTATCAGACAGATACTCACTGGAATGAATATGGAACCCTGATTGGCTGTGCAAGTTTACTCAATTACATGCGGCACGATCAACCAGGCATTTTGCCTGTTCAACTGTCAGATTATCATATTGAGCGGCAGCATGGTGCCGCCGGAGATCTCATTAAGATGTTGACGCTTCAGGATGAGCATACAGATCCTATTTATTATTACATTACCCCAAAGCCGAGCCGCAGCGGCCATCAAACGGCTGTTATTCCTAACGAAGCGATGGGATACCCTTCTACCCGATTTACTGGGCCGGGATCGGGGCGTTTATTCCTTGTTGGCGATTCTTTCAGCCACGGCATGATGCATTACCTACCCGGTTACTTTCGCAACTCATTTTTTATGCGGGGCAGTAAGTTAGACGCTGCCCTGGTGAAAGCAGAACGACCATCAGTTGTCGTTATTGAGGTTGTAGAACGTAACATTTATCAATTGGCAACCTTTTGA
- a CDS encoding alginate O-acetyltransferase AlgX-related protein, whose protein sequence is MAKRTPTDDTSQVVRSREENRKPQRFKTTLISLGFGLLLTLPILDQWLTLSSGFQSSEKRGLAPLPSFNFPHVQTYIAQFNRYYKENFGWRNALFYVYSRWKYRILATSPLPEKVLIGQNGWFYPGNSLNKILNQHWGLAPIHVDTLASIARHLSQLQRQCDAQGAKLYVFVAPDSYTIYPENLPSFLPKKLPSSNFDRFQAYMSQHTTIPVVDVRKALIAAKSDHVLYQQTDTHWNEFGALVATQALVNRLRQDFPLLPVARLSDFVVKPVQGVGGDLVTMLTLHHELVDSIDYKLTPARPLHARNTETVHIVNELPYQRFVINSPTLPKLLLIGDSFSFAMTTSLPEYFRESYLVRAHTFDMNLVKREHPDIVVIEIVERNIDSLGQL, encoded by the coding sequence ATGGCAAAAAGAACACCTACAGATGACACTTCTCAAGTTGTTCGTTCAAGAGAAGAAAACAGAAAACCACAGCGATTCAAAACCACGTTGATCAGCCTGGGCTTTGGGCTTTTGCTAACGTTACCCATACTGGATCAGTGGCTGACGTTGTCCTCAGGTTTTCAAAGTTCCGAAAAGAGGGGGTTGGCACCATTGCCCAGCTTTAACTTTCCGCATGTTCAAACATACATCGCTCAATTTAACCGATACTATAAAGAGAATTTTGGCTGGCGAAACGCCCTATTTTATGTCTACAGTCGATGGAAATATAGGATACTGGCTACCTCACCTTTACCCGAAAAAGTATTAATAGGTCAAAACGGCTGGTTTTATCCGGGCAACAGCCTGAATAAAATTTTAAATCAGCACTGGGGTTTGGCCCCAATACACGTTGATACACTGGCGTCAATTGCTCGCCATTTGAGCCAGCTTCAGCGCCAGTGTGACGCGCAAGGCGCAAAATTGTATGTTTTCGTTGCACCCGACTCATACACCATTTACCCGGAGAACTTACCCAGTTTTTTACCGAAGAAGCTACCGTCGTCTAATTTTGACCGCTTTCAGGCCTATATGAGTCAACACACAACCATTCCGGTTGTGGATGTACGAAAGGCATTGATAGCCGCTAAAAGTGACCACGTTCTCTATCAACAGACAGATACGCACTGGAATGAGTTTGGGGCATTGGTCGCTACGCAAGCCCTGGTAAACAGGCTTCGGCAAGATTTCCCTCTGCTGCCCGTAGCCCGGCTTTCCGACTTTGTCGTTAAGCCTGTACAAGGTGTTGGTGGCGATCTGGTTACAATGCTTACGCTGCATCATGAACTGGTTGACTCAATAGATTATAAACTCACCCCCGCCAGACCTCTGCACGCTCGAAATACCGAAACAGTACATATAGTAAATGAACTGCCGTACCAACGGTTCGTTATCAACTCGCCAACGTTGCCCAAGTTGTTGCTTATAGGTGATTCGTTTAGCTTTGCAATGACTACGTCTTTACCGGAGTATTTCCGGGAGTCCTATCTGGTTCGGGCACACACCTTCGACATGAACCTAGTTAAACGTGAACACCCTGATATTGTGGTTATTGAGATTGTTGAACGGAACATTGACTCTCTAGGCCAGTTATAG